Proteins encoded within one genomic window of Sulfurovum sp. XGS-02:
- a CDS encoding DUF302 domain-containing protein gives MKHFTKLLLAMVVTMGLATGLAANAAPKATHNVTILTADNSDGKITPKTIAAAFEKAGFFINDNRDMTAPWKKQIKDGTKNFDTLEFDVYNLFTIFKKDFVVKLGKKYPNIGLFSPMSMSIWTKKGSKTISISSLSAEAMANIMGIPADDAELVAYGKLIQETLRAALPNAKEEKVTYEMKQPEGPLVTTVQGKMDPEADWEEVKDKFEADFEQALIPAMFINAGFNDLNYDMEESGSEAFTFYDVYSICYLEVIYTVAKTHPEAGAFAPCSMYMYQKKGTHTMEIGFPSVYNWIASLAIEDKASHDVLLMAQKKMEDILKKLTSKTLTAE, from the coding sequence ATGAAACACTTCACAAAATTGCTACTTGCAATGGTTGTTACTATGGGACTGGCAACAGGGCTTGCTGCAAATGCTGCACCTAAAGCTACTCACAATGTAACTATCTTAACTGCAGATAACAGTGATGGAAAGATCACACCTAAGACGATCGCAGCGGCATTTGAAAAAGCAGGTTTTTTCATCAATGACAACAGAGATATGACAGCACCATGGAAAAAACAGATCAAAGATGGTACGAAAAATTTTGATACGCTTGAGTTTGATGTCTATAACCTCTTTACGATCTTTAAAAAAGATTTTGTTGTTAAGTTGGGTAAAAAATATCCGAATATCGGACTTTTCTCTCCAATGAGTATGTCTATCTGGACAAAAAAAGGGTCAAAAACGATTTCGATCTCTTCTTTGAGTGCTGAAGCAATGGCTAATATCATGGGGATCCCTGCAGATGATGCAGAACTTGTTGCATATGGTAAATTGATCCAAGAGACACTTAGAGCAGCACTTCCAAATGCAAAAGAAGAAAAAGTAACTTATGAGATGAAGCAACCGGAAGGTCCACTTGTTACCACTGTTCAAGGGAAAATGGACCCTGAGGCAGATTGGGAAGAGGTGAAAGATAAATTCGAAGCAGATTTCGAGCAAGCACTGATCCCGGCTATGTTCATCAATGCTGGATTTAATGACCTTAACTATGATATGGAAGAGAGTGGCTCTGAAGCGTTTACTTTTTATGATGTTTACTCTATCTGTTACCTAGAGGTAATCTATACAGTAGCTAAAACACACCCTGAAGCAGGGGCATTTGCACCTTGTTCAATGTACATGTATCAGAAAAAAGGTACACATACTATGGAAATCGGATTCCCTTCAGTGTATAACTGGATAGCATCTTTAGCGATCGAAGACAAAGCATCTCATGATGTTCTGCTTATGGCACAAAAGAAAATGGAAGATATACTTAAAAAGCTTACTTCTAAAACGCTTACTGCTGAGTAA
- a CDS encoding MOSC domain-containing protein, which yields MKNVGKVTTLFISVQGTSSRIEKKSFNLDPKGVIEDKYYDTNINRSVLLTSEASYALASGHNITFPFGSLGENILMDYNPYHLVPGDQLRIGEVVLEISQNCTMCDHLSQIDESLPTLLKNDRGIFAKVIEGGTIKKGDEITLL from the coding sequence ATGAAAAACGTAGGAAAAGTTACAACTCTTTTTATATCCGTTCAGGGTACCTCTTCTCGCATTGAGAAAAAGTCATTTAACTTGGATCCAAAAGGTGTTATAGAAGATAAGTATTATGATACCAATATCAACAGATCCGTATTGCTTACATCAGAAGCGAGTTATGCTTTGGCCAGCGGGCACAATATCACATTTCCTTTTGGTTCTTTGGGAGAAAACATCTTGATGGACTACAACCCTTACCATCTTGTGCCAGGAGATCAACTGCGCATCGGTGAAGTGGTCTTGGAGATAAGCCAAAACTGTACGATGTGCGACCATCTTTCCCAAATAGATGAGAGTCTGCCTACACTGCTTAAAAATGATAGGGGTATTTTTGCTAAAGTTATTGAGGGTGGTACGATTAAAAAAGGGGATGAGATAACACTTTTATAA
- a CDS encoding thiosulfate oxidation carrier protein SoxY, whose translation MKRRHFLLLGFSVFPYTAELLAVDYRKRNPLAWKASSINDAALALYGREKFSTIQKSTAIELIVPRGIVRDPEEIPITIRSSLKAKTLAIFQDANPKSLVAVFDINGEGMVEYELNIRMEFKGTVFAVIEGMDGKLYYAREYIEILHLSCMGSGE comes from the coding sequence ATGAAACGACGTCATTTTTTACTTTTAGGTTTTTCTGTTTTCCCCTATACTGCAGAGTTGCTCGCTGTAGATTATAGGAAGCGTAACCCTCTGGCGTGGAAAGCCTCTTCGATCAATGATGCGGCACTGGCACTGTATGGAAGAGAAAAGTTTTCAACGATCCAGAAAAGTACAGCTATCGAACTGATAGTCCCTAGAGGTATCGTAAGAGATCCGGAAGAGATCCCTATCACTATACGTTCAAGTCTCAAAGCAAAAACGCTTGCCATTTTCCAAGATGCCAATCCTAAGAGTTTGGTCGCCGTCTTTGATATTAATGGAGAGGGTATGGTCGAGTATGAGCTTAATATAAGAATGGAGTTTAAGGGAACCGTATTTGCCGTAATTGAAGGGATGGATGGAAAACTCTATTATGCACGGGAGTATATCGAGATACTTCACTTAAGCTGTATGGGCTCTGGGGAGTAA